Proteins from a single region of Chloroflexota bacterium:
- a CDS encoding LamG domain-containing protein: MHRKSILWFVAIALGFTATATGVHAGLALTPSASPGRDASTGLIAYWKMDQLVGNEVADASGHAHNLRLASLSSAPLTYPSGPTLTVTNTQSLAFDGIDDYAYSFPLTQTAGSPQLTVETWARFDSPVSGNRTILSALEFEHSSQWWLGLNGGSGIRVVIADVVGYAAQGVNLPYGDTTTASIDPNRWHHIAFVYDGTGATNADRLKVFIDGVGYPLTFNASKPIPSTLSLAQPVVRLARSYGYPPFGSMFAGQLDEVRVYTTARSNTDIAADAAGATASVQISAPPPASSPVPGGPVAYWKMDEGTGNLVVDSSGHGRDMHVVGAPVTAQWSPFTPTVITGNRFSLAFDGVDDYTYAVPITETGGNNQLTLESWVRFNGGIGNYQTMAAAFASYVTTQWWFGASDGNELRIVISDIPEYRFECCDRPAHADTVGANLQPGQWYHVAFAYDGRRATNQERLRAYVNGIEYPLSFGETHPMPTRLTNTPPVVRLGREPTYEGRGLDGQLDEVRIYAVARSQTDIASDATGQVTSVAPPPLPTPAPTPVPGSPVAYWKMDEGNGQTVVDSSGRGRTQQFGSGTTAPAWATAVPTQVSGNLRALAFDGVDDISSSQPVTDTAGSRKLTIEGWVNFDNPMANFETFGEAWVDSSATHWWFGINGPELRIVIADRPNFALVCCVRPPRADTVGVNLQPGRWYHVAFVYDGTGSTNADRLKAYVDGVNYPLNYSDASPIPVTLSNAQPNVILGEGPTYESRPLNGKLDEFRIYTVARSSTDIANDAAGGVPQLASPPIVSAGGPYTVSEGSSITLTASATSTQGGPFSFAWDLDHNGSFEISGQSVLFSAPPNGSSVATVTVVVTDSGGLTATAASAVSIIGDPSRGLVLYWKMEAGIGTIITDSAGHGHDLRLTNAPANPTWTALDKPTLIGGNSAALVFDGADNYGTAFPLTETVGISQLTVESWIKVDGALNGTPSIVTAWGLANTQWWFGFNNSSLMTMLASSANEGNNPPGALGNGTSLQDGQWHHVAFVFDGAASANADRIKFYVDGSLVATNIVGQIPPALSLSLPVLQLGTTFPGKMDEVRINTVARSATDIANDAGGQTAPVVPAPPTQSQPQPVPGAPPVYWKMDAGTGDLVVDSSGHGHDLTLPVGVPHPTWSLTDKPTLVGGNAAALAFDGPDDYATAFPLTATVGITQLTVEAWVKLEGNLVGTPSLVTAWGAFNQQWFFGFNYSSIMTMINANPAGQSLDVTSGLATGVDLRDGQWHHLAFVYDGTKPVNADRLRTYADGILLPTNFVGTIPPALNDGLSVVQVGTTFPGKMDEVRIYSVARSSTDIANDAAGATPYTVFLPMLLRNYPQQLIVNTGFESGDLTGWTGTSDAAATWPVRVTDMAPLNGRFSAVLGDPTAPCIDLNINATRQATLTQSISVPASGSVNLTFSYRYQTYDKRNQQGQTTDFFEVRVKKAGAGSDRLWFDDNPTSAYGCGSPVIVGPATVTKSLDAYRGQVIELQFINTTYLDGYYNSWTCVDDVTATVQ; this comes from the coding sequence GTGCATCGCAAATCAATATTATGGTTTGTCGCTATCGCCCTCGGATTCACGGCCACAGCTACGGGTGTGCACGCGGGATTGGCCCTCACGCCATCGGCCAGCCCTGGCCGCGATGCATCAACCGGCCTGATTGCCTATTGGAAAATGGATCAACTGGTTGGCAATGAAGTCGCCGACGCTTCCGGTCACGCTCATAATCTCAGGCTCGCCAGCCTGTCCAGCGCACCGCTCACGTACCCGTCAGGCCCCACGTTGACAGTTACCAATACGCAGTCTCTTGCCTTTGACGGCATCGATGACTATGCGTACAGCTTCCCGCTTACGCAGACTGCGGGCAGCCCACAGTTGACGGTGGAAACCTGGGCACGATTCGACAGCCCAGTATCAGGCAACCGCACGATTCTCTCGGCGTTGGAATTTGAGCACTCGAGTCAGTGGTGGCTTGGTTTGAACGGCGGCAGCGGCATCCGCGTCGTCATTGCCGATGTAGTCGGATACGCTGCGCAGGGCGTGAATCTGCCATACGGTGATACGACGACCGCCAGCATCGACCCGAACCGGTGGCACCATATTGCATTTGTCTACGATGGTACCGGTGCCACCAATGCCGACCGCCTAAAGGTCTTCATCGACGGCGTCGGCTATCCCCTCACGTTCAATGCGAGCAAACCGATTCCTTCGACGCTCTCGCTGGCCCAGCCAGTTGTGCGCTTGGCGCGCTCCTATGGTTATCCGCCGTTTGGATCGATGTTCGCCGGCCAACTTGATGAAGTTCGCGTATATACTACGGCGCGATCCAACACTGACATCGCCGCCGATGCCGCGGGCGCAACAGCCAGCGTACAGATCTCAGCTCCCCCGCCGGCCTCAAGCCCCGTGCCTGGAGGCCCGGTTGCGTATTGGAAAATGGATGAGGGAACGGGCAACCTGGTCGTCGATTCATCCGGTCATGGGCGCGACATGCACGTTGTGGGTGCACCGGTGACTGCACAGTGGTCGCCGTTTACACCCACGGTGATCACTGGCAATCGTTTCTCCCTCGCGTTCGATGGTGTGGACGATTACACGTATGCCGTTCCGATCACCGAAACTGGCGGGAACAACCAACTTACGCTGGAGTCATGGGTCCGCTTCAATGGTGGGATCGGAAACTATCAAACCATGGCGGCGGCTTTTGCCAGCTATGTCACAACGCAATGGTGGTTTGGCGCGAGCGATGGCAATGAGCTTCGCATCGTGATCTCAGACATTCCCGAATATCGATTTGAATGTTGCGACCGCCCGGCCCATGCAGATACCGTTGGAGCGAACCTGCAGCCGGGACAATGGTACCATGTGGCCTTCGCATATGATGGGCGTCGAGCTACCAATCAGGAACGCCTCAGAGCATACGTGAATGGGATCGAGTATCCGCTGAGCTTTGGCGAGACACATCCCATGCCCACGCGGCTGACGAACACGCCGCCCGTAGTTCGGCTTGGACGCGAACCAACGTACGAAGGGCGCGGGCTTGACGGCCAACTCGATGAAGTGCGCATCTATGCCGTAGCGCGCTCGCAGACGGATATCGCCAGCGACGCAACCGGCCAGGTTACATCTGTCGCACCTCCGCCGCTTCCAACGCCTGCGCCTACGCCGGTGCCGGGCAGTCCGGTTGCGTACTGGAAGATGGATGAAGGGAACGGCCAGACGGTCGTCGATTCGTCGGGACGCGGTCGGACCCAGCAGTTCGGAAGCGGCACAACTGCGCCGGCCTGGGCGACTGCGGTGCCGACCCAGGTTAGTGGCAATCTGCGTGCCCTTGCGTTCGACGGCGTAGACGATATTAGCAGTTCCCAGCCCGTGACAGATACTGCGGGCAGCCGCAAGTTGACTATCGAGGGTTGGGTGAATTTCGACAACCCGATGGCCAACTTCGAGACGTTTGGAGAAGCGTGGGTCGATTCCAGCGCAACGCACTGGTGGTTTGGCATCAACGGCCCCGAGCTGCGCATTGTGATAGCCGACCGGCCGAACTTTGCCCTCGTTTGCTGCGTGCGACCTCCGCGCGCCGACACGGTTGGCGTGAATTTGCAGCCGGGACGGTGGTACCACGTTGCGTTTGTGTACGACGGAACCGGCAGCACGAACGCGGATAGACTCAAGGCTTATGTAGATGGCGTCAATTACCCCCTGAATTACTCGGATGCCAGTCCAATTCCGGTGACGTTGTCCAATGCTCAACCGAACGTCATCCTGGGTGAAGGGCCAACTTATGAATCACGACCCCTCAACGGCAAATTGGATGAGTTCCGCATCTACACCGTGGCCCGCTCCTCGACGGATATTGCCAACGATGCGGCGGGCGGAGTGCCACAACTCGCTTCCCCGCCCATCGTCTCGGCGGGTGGCCCCTACACTGTTTCAGAGGGCAGTTCGATCACGCTGACGGCATCGGCAACGTCGACGCAGGGCGGGCCGTTCAGCTTTGCCTGGGACCTCGACCACAACGGCAGCTTCGAGATAAGTGGACAGAGTGTCTTATTCTCCGCGCCACCTAATGGTTCCAGCGTTGCAACTGTGACTGTCGTCGTTACCGATTCAGGCGGTCTGACTGCAACTGCTGCATCTGCAGTGAGCATCATCGGCGATCCCTCGAGAGGTCTGGTGCTCTACTGGAAGATGGAGGCAGGAATAGGCACGATCATCACGGATTCGGCGGGACATGGTCATGATCTGCGCCTAACTAATGCGCCAGCCAATCCGACGTGGACTGCCCTGGACAAACCGACCTTGATAGGCGGCAACAGCGCCGCACTGGTCTTCGACGGCGCTGACAACTACGGCACAGCGTTCCCATTGACGGAGACGGTCGGCATTTCACAACTGACTGTCGAATCCTGGATTAAGGTTGATGGGGCACTCAATGGCACGCCGTCAATCGTGACTGCGTGGGGGCTCGCGAACACGCAATGGTGGTTCGGATTCAACAACTCGTCTCTCATGACAATGCTGGCCTCAAGCGCCAATGAGGGCAATAATCCACCCGGTGCGCTCGGGAACGGCACCAGTCTGCAGGATGGGCAGTGGCACCATGTCGCGTTTGTGTTTGACGGCGCAGCTTCGGCTAATGCTGATCGGATCAAGTTTTATGTCGACGGTAGTTTGGTTGCGACAAACATAGTTGGCCAAATACCACCCGCGCTTTCGCTAAGTCTACCCGTCTTGCAACTGGGCACCACTTTCCCCGGCAAGATGGACGAGGTGCGCATCAACACCGTTGCGCGCTCGGCCACCGACATCGCCAACGATGCGGGTGGACAGACTGCGCCGGTTGTGCCAGCGCCTCCGACGCAGTCGCAGCCTCAGCCTGTGCCCGGCGCCCCCCCCGTGTACTGGAAGATGGACGCCGGCACCGGCGACCTGGTGGTTGATTCGTCTGGTCATGGGCATGACTTGACCCTTCCGGTTGGGGTCCCGCATCCCACCTGGTCGCTGACTGACAAACCCACTCTCGTGGGCGGTAACGCCGCCGCACTGGCGTTTGACGGTCCGGACGATTATGCTACCGCATTCCCGTTGACCGCCACGGTCGGTATTACCCAGTTGACCGTTGAGGCTTGGGTCAAGCTTGAAGGCAACCTTGTCGGTACGCCGTCTCTGGTCACCGCTTGGGGAGCCTTCAATCAGCAGTGGTTCTTCGGCTTCAACTACTCCTCGATCATGACGATGATCAACGCGAATCCGGCCGGTCAGTCATTGGATGTGACCAGTGGGCTCGCGACTGGAGTCGACCTGCGCGATGGACAGTGGCACCACCTGGCGTTCGTCTATGACGGCACCAAGCCGGTCAACGCCGACCGGCTGCGCACCTATGCCGATGGCATCTTGCTCCCCACCAACTTCGTCGGCACGATCCCACCGGCGCTCAATGACGGTCTGTCTGTCGTGCAGGTGGGCACCACCTTCCCCGGCAAGATGGACGAGGTGCGTATCTATAGTGTCGCGCGCTCCTCGACGGATATTGCCAACGATGCAGCTGGCGCTACACCGTACACCGTGTTCCTGCCGATGTTGCTGCGGAACTATCCCCAACAACTGATAGTCAACACTGGCTTTGAGTCCGGCGATCTGACAGGTTGGACCGGAACGAGCGATGCTGCAGCAACCTGGCCGGTAAGGGTCACAGACATGGCACCGCTGAACGGCCGATTCTCAGCGGTTCTGGGCGATCCCACAGCGCCCTGCATTGATCTAAATATCAATGCGACACGGCAGGCGACGCTCACGCAATCCATAAGCGTGCCGGCATCGGGCTCAGTAAACCTGACATTCAGCTATCGCTATCAAACCTATGATAAACGCAACCAACAAGGCCAGACCACGGACTTCTTTGAAGTGCGGGTGAAGAAGGCCGGCGCCGGGAGTGATCGACTGTGGTTTGACGACAATCCGACGTCCGCCTATGGGTGTGGCAGTCCGGTCATCGTAGGTCCTGCGACTGTGACGAAGTCGCTGGATGCCTATCGCGGTCAGGTCATTGAACTGCAATTCATCAATACGACCTATCTGGATGGCTATTACAATAGCTGGACCTGTGTGGATGACGTAACGGCGACTGTCCAATAG
- a CDS encoding protein kinase — protein MNQDTLSGRTLGPYQIRGRIGAGGMAMVYRAYDRRRRAEIALKVLLQSASNPEFRRRFLREAEIAARLRHPNIVQVFEGGESDGALYLAMEYVPGGSLADLLSRQRVLDHARVVQVVGDVARALDYAHAQGIVHRDLKPANILLDGDGRAKLADFGVAHLADAGTLTSDGERLGTPSYMSPEQVRGDREIDARTDVWSLGVMLYEMTTGQRPFEADNPFVTMRRILQDEPVAPRSLNAEIPAEMEAAILKSLTKEHSQRLHSAGALAALVAPGKTAAGGAAAVAMPVRGRKAVSAGLPFIAGVVAVLAILVIAVVTNMPAPTPATPPTIAPSATASQRAADAGLLATSSPAAVAPSPASPVATAAGVAPTHTVPTATPSGTPTQAPSATATAANTPTAAPTEPPVPTATASPTRPRIPMPTATPTSAIRFPAITLSQPPDKNNEQGDGVLLEWDKPQQSLQPGDRFVVQIIKPGEGAWSDIICLSSTTVGTKQQCGLDPKQNGGKGTYRWRVVIYDAGAVLVNMPTIERTFNWAPPAPEPPEPPCPPSGCR, from the coding sequence ATGAACCAGGACACGCTGAGCGGGCGAACGTTGGGGCCTTACCAGATACGCGGGCGCATCGGCGCGGGCGGCATGGCGATGGTCTATCGCGCGTACGACCGGCGCCGGCGCGCGGAGATAGCGCTCAAGGTGCTGCTGCAGTCGGCGAGCAACCCGGAGTTTCGGCGGCGCTTTCTGCGCGAGGCGGAGATCGCCGCGCGCCTGCGTCACCCGAACATTGTGCAGGTGTTCGAAGGCGGCGAGAGCGACGGGGCGCTGTATCTGGCGATGGAATACGTGCCGGGCGGGTCGCTGGCGGATTTGCTGTCGCGCCAGCGAGTGCTGGATCACGCGCGGGTCGTGCAGGTCGTGGGCGACGTGGCGCGCGCGCTGGACTATGCCCACGCGCAAGGGATCGTGCACCGCGACCTGAAGCCGGCGAACATCCTGCTCGACGGCGACGGCCGTGCGAAACTGGCGGACTTCGGCGTGGCGCACCTGGCCGACGCGGGCACGCTGACCAGCGACGGGGAGCGGTTGGGGACGCCGAGCTACATGTCGCCTGAGCAGGTGCGCGGCGACCGCGAGATAGACGCGCGGACGGATGTGTGGTCACTGGGGGTGATGCTGTACGAGATGACGACGGGGCAGCGGCCGTTCGAGGCGGACAACCCGTTCGTGACGATGCGCCGGATTCTGCAAGATGAGCCGGTAGCGCCGCGCAGCTTGAATGCGGAGATACCGGCGGAGATGGAAGCGGCGATCTTGAAGTCGCTGACGAAGGAGCACAGCCAGCGCCTGCACTCGGCGGGTGCGCTGGCGGCACTGGTGGCGCCGGGGAAGACGGCGGCCGGTGGCGCGGCAGCGGTGGCGATGCCGGTGCGGGGGCGCAAGGCGGTGAGCGCCGGGCTACCGTTCATCGCCGGGGTTGTCGCGGTGCTTGCAATACTGGTGATCGCCGTAGTGACGAACATGCCGGCACCGACGCCCGCGACGCCGCCGACGATCGCGCCGAGCGCGACGGCATCGCAACGCGCTGCGGACGCGGGATTGCTGGCAACGAGCAGTCCGGCGGCGGTAGCGCCCTCTCCGGCGAGTCCGGTGGCGACCGCGGCTGGTGTGGCGCCCACACATACGGTGCCGACCGCGACGCCCAGTGGCACGCCGACGCAGGCTCCGAGCGCGACCGCCACGGCCGCCAACACGCCAACTGCGGCGCCGACGGAGCCGCCCGTTCCGACTGCAACGGCCTCGCCAACGAGACCACGAATACCTATGCCGACAGCTACGCCAACCTCGGCGATCCGCTTCCCGGCTATCACGTTGAGTCAACCACCCGACAAGAACAACGAGCAGGGCGACGGTGTGCTTCTGGAATGGGACAAGCCCCAGCAATCGCTCCAACCGGGCGACCGGTTTGTCGTTCAGATCATCAAGCCGGGCGAAGGCGCATGGAGCGATATCATCTGCCTGTCCTCAACTACGGTGGGGACTAAACAGCAGTGCGGCCTGGATCCGAAACAGAATGGCGGCAAGGGCACGTACCGCTGGCGGGTTGTCATCTATGACGCCGGGGCGGTACTGGTGAACATGCCAACGATCGAGCGGACATTCAATTGGGCGCCACCGGCTCCCGAGCCACCTGAGCCGCCGTGCCCGCCGAGCGGCTGCCGCTGA
- a CDS encoding protein kinase yields MATSTDPLLGRTLGHYQVRARIGAGGMAVVYRAVDARSGQTVALKVLPPTMHAGGFRERFLRECELARGLRHPNIVRVFESGEHDDLLYLAMELVEGGSLDSLLARRRRLDLATTVRIAGDVAAGLDYAHNRRPHPVVHRDIKPGNVLLRANGQAVLADFGIAHMLAASALTATGARVGTPAYMAPEQVRGARAIDHRVDVWAFGVMLYEMLTGEKPFAADNEFALLRLILEAAPTPPRALNPALPRHVEQVILQALEKDVQRRPHSAGAVAALLAEGTEGATAARTGRRRGEQNAPLIAGIAIAALILGMFMLAGGPPNPPPATATLVRTVTRAGPTATPGETRAPTATSTSTLAPTLAAGANRVPTATETQAPTATVPATLVPTSTLVRPTPTERPAPTALVVATRYAGIMLAEPPDKSVKRVEQGFAVLFDWVYPPRDMVSGDHLVVQTAKPGTDDWLDVDCAMRGDYPQHQCTMDPAKLGGTGEHRWRVMVRDNAGKFVSAVGNEWTFRLQLFKIVTMCVKQSPITGECIQEDSREVDVQ; encoded by the coding sequence ATGGCGACATCGACTGATCCATTGCTGGGCCGCACGCTGGGCCACTATCAGGTGCGCGCGCGCATCGGCGCGGGCGGCATGGCGGTCGTCTATCGCGCGGTGGACGCGCGGAGCGGGCAGACGGTCGCGCTTAAGGTGCTGCCGCCGACCATGCACGCCGGCGGCTTCCGCGAGCGGTTCCTGCGCGAGTGCGAGCTGGCGCGCGGCCTGCGTCACCCCAATATCGTGCGCGTGTTCGAGTCCGGCGAGCACGACGACCTGCTCTACCTGGCGATGGAACTCGTCGAGGGCGGCTCGCTGGACAGCCTGCTGGCGCGTCGGCGGCGGCTCGATCTGGCAACGACGGTGCGCATCGCGGGCGACGTGGCGGCCGGGCTCGACTACGCCCACAACCGGCGTCCGCACCCGGTGGTTCACCGCGACATCAAGCCGGGCAACGTGCTTTTGCGCGCCAACGGGCAGGCGGTGCTGGCCGACTTCGGCATCGCGCACATGCTGGCGGCCAGCGCCCTCACCGCGACCGGCGCGCGAGTCGGCACGCCCGCCTACATGGCGCCCGAGCAGGTGCGCGGCGCGCGCGCGATTGACCATCGCGTCGACGTCTGGGCGTTCGGCGTGATGCTGTACGAAATGCTGACCGGCGAGAAGCCGTTCGCGGCGGACAACGAGTTTGCGCTGCTGCGGTTGATTCTGGAGGCGGCGCCCACGCCGCCGCGCGCGCTCAACCCGGCGCTCCCGCGCCACGTCGAGCAGGTCATCCTGCAGGCGCTGGAGAAGGACGTCCAGCGGCGCCCGCACTCGGCGGGCGCGGTCGCGGCGCTGCTGGCGGAAGGCACAGAAGGTGCGACGGCTGCGCGCACCGGGCGCAGAAGGGGCGAACAGAACGCTCCGCTGATCGCCGGGATCGCGATCGCCGCGCTGATCCTCGGCATGTTCATGCTGGCGGGCGGGCCGCCGAACCCGCCACCTGCAACGGCCACGCTGGTGCGGACGGTCACGCGCGCCGGCCCGACCGCGACGCCGGGCGAGACGCGTGCGCCGACGGCCACGTCCACGTCCACGCTTGCGCCGACGCTGGCAGCAGGCGCCAACCGCGTGCCGACCGCAACAGAGACGCAAGCGCCAACAGCAACGGTGCCAGCGACTCTGGTGCCCACCTCAACGCTCGTGCGGCCCACGCCAACAGAGCGGCCAGCGCCGACGGCGCTAGTGGTCGCCACGCGCTATGCGGGGATCATGTTGGCTGAGCCGCCTGACAAGAGTGTCAAGCGTGTGGAGCAAGGCTTCGCCGTGCTGTTCGATTGGGTCTATCCACCCAGAGATATGGTGTCTGGCGATCACTTGGTGGTGCAGACTGCCAAGCCAGGCACCGACGATTGGCTCGATGTCGACTGCGCGATGAGGGGCGACTATCCACAGCACCAGTGCACAATGGATCCGGCCAAGCTAGGTGGCACGGGTGAGCATCGCTGGCGGGTGATGGTGCGGGACAACGCCGGCAAGTTTGTGAGCGCGGTCGGCAACGAATGGACGTTCAGGTTGCAGCTTTTCAAGATCGTCACCATGTGCGTGAAGCAAAGTCCGATCACGGGCGAGTGTATTCAAGAAGATAGTCGGGAAGTCGATGTCCAATAG
- a CDS encoding tetratricopeptide repeat protein: MSADNEPVALEPAPAAAARPDDIAGILAQADLLAEHEQWAEARALYEEILRLDPHNPAAHNGVGIACEELDESAEAERHYRAAIAARPDYFVAYTNLGALYEEQKRTLRAMRRMLTACPMLLIPRRARQSRRSSRRGWSSEKPLWGITTGRLCSPSGPRWAASCRWPPIGRWTQSGAW; the protein is encoded by the coding sequence ATGAGTGCTGACAACGAGCCGGTGGCGCTTGAACCGGCGCCGGCCGCGGCGGCGCGGCCGGATGATATCGCGGGCATACTGGCGCAGGCCGATTTGCTCGCCGAGCACGAGCAGTGGGCCGAGGCGCGCGCATTGTATGAAGAAATCCTGCGCCTGGATCCGCATAATCCGGCAGCGCACAACGGCGTTGGCATCGCCTGCGAGGAGTTGGACGAGTCGGCTGAGGCCGAGCGGCACTACCGCGCTGCCATCGCCGCACGCCCCGACTACTTCGTCGCGTACACCAACCTGGGCGCGCTGTATGAAGAGCAGAAACGCACGCTGCGGGCGATGCGGCGTATGCTGACGGCTTGCCCTATGCTGTTAATCCCGCGACGAGCGCGGCAATCCAGAAGAAGCTCGCGCCGTGGCTGGAGCAGCGAAAAACCGTTGTGGGGTATCACAACCGGGCGATTATGCTCGCCCAGTGGTCCGCGCTGGGCGGCATCTTGTCGGTGGCCGCCAATCGGGAGATGGACCCAGTCTGGGGCGTGGTGA
- a CDS encoding PPC domain-containing protein, which yields MVSPFIRRAGRVVTFVGMAFALVIVLIVALGGVQSAGASHATGPRGASVRPESGPPDATPTPSSQISFSVSLTPSGWLTGASVVETIAVSSVQPLNITTARYRVTKVDDLSSAPLTNVNLLPLSLSGNAALLTVTDIPLEESATANQIQFVISDTNGFSQTSREYTLPTDLTKPTSLITAPQSVITTAGTYTLWGSAADATSLVSTVVVLMVGNDIPLTGTLLGDPQAVTRTWYVTWNVPVDDNSQHELVSVATDKAGNVQTAGAPTKVPVDTTALTIKIVTPTAGTTYNLAGPSIALISGTASANSGIAYVRVYTNGLAAWMTAALTATGDISTWSALWTLPLVESTFIVTATARDNSGHTVTGTAVITVDRIAPVSRLESSSALTLESPASIALTWVPTDGLGVASTDIEYYTTASTDWRWLTTTHDLNLTYNFSTANTYYYFRSQARDLAGNVEPVTKTAEVTVFVKPYLTFLPAVLRDFSAACLPDPSEPKNDSPLTTEIALTNITVMTSTICRPSDEDYYRVVVTTPRVIALELTGLTTTANYKLELLDGSSNAITSSTRPLSSSEHIAYEAVAGTYYVHVHPETVASGANPYTLTAWFNGADPYEPNDTWQTAHGPLLSGSEYKAYLPSSADNYDYYFFDVSTPFAATIDLTGIPPGTDYDLYLYDVVNGNTLRPLGSSAGSGPSEKITYNGNGASGRYYVLVYRYAGSNPSQPYTLKVTWGP from the coding sequence ATGGTTTCGCCCTTTATCCGGCGCGCCGGACGCGTCGTCACGTTCGTCGGCATGGCGTTTGCGCTGGTCATCGTTTTGATCGTTGCACTGGGCGGCGTGCAATCCGCCGGCGCGTCCCACGCCACCGGCCCGCGCGGCGCGTCTGTGCGCCCCGAAAGCGGTCCGCCTGATGCGACGCCTACTCCATCCAGCCAAATCTCATTTTCCGTCTCGCTCACGCCGAGCGGGTGGCTCACCGGTGCCTCCGTAGTGGAGACGATCGCAGTGAGCAGCGTCCAGCCGCTGAATATCACGACGGCGCGCTACCGCGTGACAAAAGTTGATGATCTGTCCAGCGCACCACTGACGAACGTGAACCTGCTGCCGCTGTCGCTGTCGGGCAACGCGGCGTTGCTGACGGTCACCGATATCCCACTCGAGGAATCGGCCACGGCTAACCAGATCCAATTCGTCATCAGCGACACGAACGGCTTCTCGCAGACCAGTCGGGAATACACGCTCCCGACCGATCTCACCAAGCCGACGTCGCTCATCACGGCGCCGCAGAGCGTCATCACGACGGCCGGGACCTATACGCTGTGGGGGAGCGCGGCAGACGCCACGTCGCTGGTGTCCACGGTCGTTGTGCTGATGGTTGGGAACGACATCCCGCTGACAGGGACGCTCCTCGGCGACCCGCAGGCGGTGACGCGGACGTGGTATGTCACGTGGAATGTTCCGGTAGATGACAATTCACAGCACGAGTTGGTGAGCGTTGCGACCGACAAGGCCGGTAACGTGCAGACTGCCGGCGCGCCAACGAAGGTGCCGGTTGACACTACGGCGCTGACCATCAAAATCGTCACACCGACCGCCGGCACTACGTACAATCTCGCCGGCCCGTCGATCGCGTTGATATCCGGCACGGCGTCGGCCAATAGTGGCATTGCCTACGTGCGGGTTTACACAAACGGGCTGGCGGCATGGATGACCGCCGCACTGACGGCCACCGGCGATATCTCAACGTGGTCCGCGCTGTGGACGTTGCCGCTTGTCGAATCGACGTTCATCGTAACCGCCACGGCCCGCGACAACAGCGGCCACACCGTTACAGGTACAGCGGTCATCACGGTCGATCGCATCGCGCCGGTATCGCGGCTGGAATCGTCGTCGGCTCTTACGCTGGAGTCGCCCGCGAGCATCGCCTTGACGTGGGTGCCCACCGACGGGCTCGGCGTCGCGAGCACGGACATCGAATACTACACAACAGCTTCCACCGATTGGCGTTGGCTCACGACGACCCATGACTTGAACCTAACGTACAACTTTAGCACAGCCAACACCTACTACTACTTCCGCTCGCAGGCTCGCGATCTGGCTGGTAACGTCGAGCCAGTGACCAAGACCGCCGAAGTGACCGTTTTTGTCAAACCATACCTGACTTTCCTGCCGGCTGTGCTGCGCGACTTCAGCGCGGCGTGCCTGCCCGACCCATCTGAGCCCAAAAACGACTCGCCACTGACGACGGAAATCGCGCTGACGAATATCACGGTCATGACCAGCACGATTTGCCGCCCCAGCGACGAGGATTACTACCGCGTGGTGGTGACCACCCCGCGCGTCATCGCGCTCGAGTTGACCGGCTTGACGACGACCGCGAACTACAAGTTGGAACTGCTTGATGGTTCGTCGAACGCGATTACCAGTTCCACGCGCCCGCTGAGCTCCAGCGAGCATATCGCGTACGAGGCTGTTGCCGGAACATATTACGTGCATGTTCATCCGGAAACCGTGGCGAGCGGTGCGAATCCGTACACGCTCACCGCCTGGTTCAACGGCGCGGATCCATACGAGCCGAACGACACGTGGCAGACGGCCCATGGACCGCTGCTTTCTGGCTCTGAGTACAAGGCGTATCTGCCCTCGAGCGCGGACAACTATGACTATTACTTCTTCGACGTGAGCACGCCGTTTGCGGCTACTATCGATCTGACGGGCATACCCCCGGGCACCGACTATGACCTGTATCTATACGACGTAGTAAATGGCAATACTCTCCGGCCGCTTGGCTCATCTGCAGGCAGTGGTCCCAGTGAGAAGATTACATATAACGGTAATGGTGCGAGCGGCCGATACTACGTGTTGGTATATCGTTACGCTGGCAGCAACCCCAGCCAACCCTATACATTGAAAGTGACTTGGGGGCCATGA